From the genome of Epinephelus moara isolate mb chromosome 10, YSFRI_EMoa_1.0, whole genome shotgun sequence, one region includes:
- the LOC126397089 gene encoding zinc transporter ZIP3-like yields MEILVAKLLGLLGLFGLMLAGVLVPVRLLLVDYDKAHRYRRALSLCNSFGGGVFLATCFNALLPAVRDKVADVFTQLKISSDYPLAETMMMLGLFLTVFVEQAILTFRKEKPSFIDLETFNAGGSEAGSDSEYDTPFISPARGSPGSGGHHSHGHHHGHFSPAELAGAGPLRLASLVLALSAHSVFEGLALGLQEDGAKLGSLFLGVAVHETLAAVALGVSVAKASLGMKDAVKLGVTVSLMIPLGMVVGMGIESTQTLAGSVVSVVLQGLAAGTFLFVTFFEILSRELDDKQDRLLKVLFLILGYTALAALVFIKW; encoded by the exons ATGGAGATCCTGGTGGCCAAGCTGCTAGGCCTGCTGGGCCTATTTGGCCTCATGCTGGCGGGCGTTCTGGTCCCAGTGCGCCTCCTGCTGGTCGACTACGACAAGGCGCACAGATACAGGAGggctctgtctctgtgtaacTCGTTTGGAGGAGGTGTGTTCCTGGCGACATGCTTCAACGCTCTGCTGCCTGCCGTCAGAGACAAG GTGGCCGACGTGTTCACGCAGCTGAAGATCAGCAGCGACTATCCTCTGGCTGAGACGATGATGATGCTCGGCCTCTTCCTCACCGTGTTCGTGGAGCAGGCCATCCTCACCTTCAGGAAGGAGAAACCGTCCTTCATCGACCTGGAGACATTCAATGCCGGCGGCTCCGAGGCCGGCAGCGACTCAGAGTACGACACGCCCTTCATCTCCCCGGCGCGGGGCTCACCGGGCAGCGGCGGTCACCATTCCCACGGACACCATCACGGACACTTCAGCCCCGCCGAGCTGGCGGGGGCGGGGCCTCTACGTCTGGCCAGCCTGGTTCTGGCTCTTTCGGCTCACTCGGTGTTCGAGGGCCTGGCGCTCGGCCTGCAGGAGGATGGAGCCAAGCTGGGCAGCCTCTTCCTGGGCGTGGCCGTGCACGAGACGCTGGCCGCTGTGGCACTCGGTGTGAGCGTGGCCAAAGCGTCACTCGGCATGAAGGACGCTGTCAAGCTGGGCGTCACGGTCAGCCTGATGATCCCCCTGGGCATGGTGGTCGGGATGGGCATCGAGTCGACGCAGACGCTGGCGGGCAGCGTGGTGTCAGTGGTGCTGCAGGGACTCGCCGCCGGCACCTTCCTGTTCGTCACCTTCTTTGAGATTCTGTCCCGAGAACTGGACGACAAACAGGACCGGCTGCTCAAAGTGCTCTTCCTCATCCTCGGCTACACTGCACTTGCTGCACTCGTCTTTATCAAGTGGtga